Below is a genomic region from Palaemon carinicauda isolate YSFRI2023 chromosome 31, ASM3689809v2, whole genome shotgun sequence.
ACCTCATTACAATAACATAAAACTTCACAAGACTTTAGTTCCCTCTTATACGTTATTACAAAAGTATTAGAAATGCTAGTACTGTACAAGTCAAAGCAAGTAAAGTATAAAACAGCAATGGACACATTAACAGGATAATTTTGAGTTTTCTCTTGAGAAAAAGaggtaaatatgataaaaaaaaagaggaaaattgggATAAAAATTGCTGAAAATCAAGTGAAATTAAGATCAGCAGCTCAAATCTCTTCAAAATACCTACATTATCTGTCTTTATGACATACCTCATAAATCCATGTTTCAGGACTcccttttaatttaattttgtaattttcagTTTGACTGTGATAAGTTGAAGTAGTGATCTACACCTATAAACCACACTTATGTGCGTTAATCATATTACCAGAATCTCGGTGGAGCCATTATAGAGATTTCATAAGATTTGGTACACAGCAGTCTTGTGTGTATTCTGAGGACAAAATTTTCCCACAACTGCTATTGgtttaattttatttgtatattaaatataaatatattatatactgtcaGTCCTGTGAGAAAGGTTTATATTTCCAAATATTAAATGATAATGTTGAGAGTAAGTCACTGCAATGATATCAGGTGTAGTATGTAAATATAGGTGTCGCTATAGTCTAGACAAGAGTTTCTGGTGGTTTCTTGAAATTAATTACATCTCCAATTGTACTCAATACATACTAGTTTACCCCAGATTTGTAAACATTTTAAGAATCACCTGTACCTTTCTTGATTTCTAAAGAAACTTCTCTCAGTCAAGTATATAAAGGACACCAGGCATTTTACATGAGACTTGCATATATCATAGCTGAATTAACATCACTGTATTGTTGTGAAGACTGCTATTTATAGTCTTTGATAATGGGGTGAAGACTGCTATTTATAGTCTTTGATAATGGGGTGAAGACTGCTATTTATAGTCTTTGATAATGTGGAGAAATTTTTTCatgttttgatttattttcatgCCAGTTTTGGATCACTGCTGATTTAAACAAATCAGAAATCTTGGAAGAACAGATAACATTTGAACTGTGTTGCTGATTTTATCACTGACATTATATTATTCGTTCTGGAAACTCATTCAGAATTCGTTGTTGGATTTTTTCATCATAATGACGTCATCTGAACTCAAATCATAGAGACATTAAAACTCTGGCCTGTATCATTATATAAATTTAGGTAAATCTTTATTAATAGGTGAATTATAAATACTTTTGTTAATCcttgaaaaaatgtaaatataatttcatcaGTTTTAAAATATACAGGTAATGATTGTtatgtcttaattttttttcactgtCACTGTTTggcttttttcttttctaaaatttaaaaaacatcTGAGATTTTATATCATCTAAATTTTGATAGAGCTGACCATAACACATGGTCAAGTAAGCAGTAAGATCATGGGGTCAATAATCATATCAAGCACAGTATACCAACTGCAACTGCTCTGCCTTACTGAAGGACACCCAACAGTAATGGATTTAGGGCCCAGCACTAGAGCTGGGAAGGCCATTTGACAATGCGGTGCAATTATGAGAAAAACCTCCTGTTGCACCATGGAATAAAAGTTGAAAAGGTCGGACAACAAGGGGGTCGAAAGAAATCTGGAATGAGGGGAAAGCAAAAAGGCTAGAAAGAGAGCACAGCTAAGGGCCAAAGGAATGCTCCAGAGACCTCAAGTCATCCCATGCGCACTGATGGCTCTTACAACAAACTCAACCCCCAAAACAGAATTTCTTAAAAGGGAACCCCAATATTCAAAGAGGGATGCACATTTATGCCCACATGATTATTTTTAGCATACTAAAGAGGAATTTGTGGGCTTTACCATTgatgaaattttatttcattttgttatttcttttcaaaAGTCGTCAACATTTATTAATTCAGTACTGTGATAAGAAGAGAAAGGGCTTAACTTAAAAAAATGAGACATTTTacctttatttatataaaatcatttattctaaaataatatatattctatgACCCTACTACAGTACATTTCAAAATGAAAGGTATTTATGCATATCACAAAATACTAATACGAgacataaataaaatacagtatagtatCACAAAAGACTACATTTGAACTATTGAAATAAACTAACTTTTAAATTGACAGAAATTACAGAGGTATATTTGCATGCTTCTTCCACGGATTACTCAATTTTTTCGTAGCCAGCTTGTCTAGATCTTGACAAATTCTCCGCCTGGTTACTCGAGGCTCGATTATATCATCGACAAAACCTGAAATTAAAAGTGTGCAAAATTAGAAACAATTTTCTGAAATTAAAAGTGTGCAAAATTAGAAACAATTTTCAGTTTCAATGGATGTAATAATATAACTTTAATGAAAATTTATTGCCATCCTAGGCATTGACACATCATGTACCTGCCATTATGAACAAGAAAAGAACTGAGGATTTATTGCCACCCTAGGCTTTGACACATTATTTACCTGCCATTATGAACAAGAAAAGAACTGAAGATTTATTGCCACCCTACGCTTTGACACATTATTTACCTGCCATTATGAACAAGAAAAGAACTGAAGATTTATTGCCACCCTACGCTTTGACACATTATTTACCTGCCATTATGAACAAGAAAAGAACTGAGGATTTATTGCCACCCTAGGCTTTGACACATTATTTATCTGCCATTATGAACAAGAAAAGAACTGAGGATTTATTGCCATCCTAGGCATTGACACATTATTTACCTGCCATTATAAACAAGAAAAAACTGAGAATTTATTGCCATCCTAGACAATGACACATCATTTACCTACCATTATAAACAAGAAAAAACTGAGAATTTATTGCCATCCTAGACAATGACACATCATTTACCTACCATTATAAACAAGAAAAAACTGAGAATTTATTGCCATCCTAGGCAATGACTCGTCATTTACCTACCATTATAAGCAAGAAAAAACTGAAGTCTAAATCCCCTCATTTTCTATGGGATACTCCTTACGTTGAGCTTTGCAGAATGCACCATAAACTACTGAAAACTGTATACACTCTATGTACAGTAGATATAGTGTGTGATTAATAAGTTTACAACAAAAAATTATCTACTAGTTAATAAAAATTGGGGGAAGAGGTACAAAAAAGCTCAAGTAAATGTCTAGAATTTTTGGAGAAGTGCTATGTCTTTTGAATGGCCCTTCCTTACAAGATTATCAAACATGGGTGGTTAAGAACCATCACTGACAGGACACAAGAGGAGCGCAAGTCTTGTTGATATAATATTACAGTAGCTTAGTTATAGTGCTTAAAAGTTTGAAGAagtcaaaacaaaaattaattattattcgtAGAATTAACCACACCACTTTCAATTTACtgaattaaagataaaaagaatgAATAGGTAATTATTACTCAAATTGTCTGTGCCTACTATACATAAAGCAATCATTATGCCACGTTATCTACTAGATCCCTTCTTTATTGCCAATGTAAGCCAGGGgtccataaaaatacaaaataaaaaagaaaattttgatcaGGAACCAAGTCTAAGCAAGAACTCTGATAGCCTAAAAGAGTTTGTTCGAGCTACCTGATTTCAAAACATGTTAGCGTAAATTTAAACAAATCTAACTAACACCCTTTTTAATGCTCTTCATAAAATAACTCTCAATTCACTTTTTAACATTCCTTTCAATTAATTTCCTATCAAGAACCAAGCAGCAAGGACTAGCCTGGTCTTCCTATAAACATTCACTATTGTAGGTTCATGAATGTGtcaaattttcatgtttaaaatagcTGTAACAGGAAAGACTTTCTAACCTCTAATCATAGATTAGCTAAGCCTATACAGTACCCTGTACTATCAAGTACTCTTTAGGTATTCACTAATTTCAGATGAATTCTTATTGACTGATGACAATATAATATGTCTTTAAGGGCTATGTAAAGTATAAATAAGGTGGGCACTAACTCAAATATTAGCCTACCTCTCACAGCTGCTGGGAATGGGTTGCTAAACTTCTCCATGTATTCTGCTTCATACTTTGATACATTATCTTTACCACGATATAGTATAGACACTGCACCTTTTACTCCCATTACTGCTACCTGGAAAATATCTTttgataaataagaataaaatggagATAAAAGACAAATTTTAGATCTATATGAAACAACAGTGATTTACATTACCCactagttatgaaaataataaaaagttcAAGTACCAACATAAGCAAGGATAGCAAGTTTGAAAACACAAACACCTACTGATTAGTGTATTTACAATTTATCAACACTGGTTTCTCAAGAAAGTAGAATAATACCTCTGCAGTGGGCCAAGTGTAGTTTACGTCTCCTCTCAAGTGCTTAGAAGACATGACATCATAGGCACCCCCATAAGCCTGCAAATATATGGTGAAGGACATCCAATTTAATATatcttatacagtgaaccctcgtttatcgcggtagataggttccagtcgcggccgcgataggtgaaaatccgcgaagtagtgacaccatatttacctatttattcaacatgtatattcagacttttaaaaccttcccttgtacgtagtactgttaacaaactaccctttaatgtacagaacacttaatgcatgtactacagtaccctaaactaaaacaggcacaaatattaaaggtgattttatatcatgcatttcctaaacagcacgataaaaaatggcaaccaatgttttctttacatttatctctgatcataatgaagaaacaaactggaggtagagctttgcttattacccagacatatttcccatacttttcccttagaactacatcacatcttcctactttagatatatatatatatatatatatatatatatatatatatatatatatatatatatatatgtgtgtgtgtgtgtatatatatatatatatagatatatatttatatgtatacacagatacatacctacatatatacataaatacgtgcatacatatatatatatatatatatatatatatatatatatatatatatatatatatatatatatatatatatatatatatattactgtatatatatgggttatggaaaaaatccgaagtggtgaatccgcgatggtcgaaccgcgaagtagcgagggttcactgtaggtaaaaaaattcttataaaccACCTCAAAACCTATATCATAAACCAATCATTATTCACAAAGCCTATTTCCCTCAATTTGAACAGTAACACTATATCCACAGTCCAAAAATAGTCATATAAAAAACTAGCTAAGAGCTGTCCTCCTATTAAGCAGTGGTACTTCACACTCGCCAACATCACTTTTTTATCAAGACACATTCCAAGTACTATGTCCTTACTTTTTAGTAAAAAAAACAAACTTTAATATTCTCAGGTCCAACTAGTGTCATTGGTCTCCCTACATTCCTTCAGTTTGATAGAAAGATTTGATAGAATTTCAACATCATTACTACTCATTAAGTTTACCTTCATCCCAGTTGCAAATGATAACAATACTCTTGGGATACATCGGAAGGTGCAGTCCCTGATTTGTCACAAGTTTACAGAATGCTCAAGTCTTGTATGTCACAGAAGTAAATCCTTCCTATGGATGATAAAAACATTCAAGTTTCCTCTTTCCCAATACCTTGATCTTTTAACCAGTCCAGAAATTTTCTAGTTATTCATTAAAAAGCCATATTGCCTAACTCTTGAGCTTTAAAGGTTATCATCGTTCATATTTGTTATCTTATCCTGGGGTTATCTCTTCTCTAGAACAACTTTTCTCTTGTCAGTTAGTGGTGATAGTTCTCCTACATCCCCACATAATCACATAATGGTCCCACAtcacatatacccaggcacttctcCCCCATAATGGTAATGGCATAAATTATCTTCCAAAAATTCAGTTCCAAAAGTTTACAGCATAAATGTATCTTTTGTAAAGTACAGGACCAATTCTAGAAACAGGTGTAGGCTATGCTCCACTGGGACAGCTGAAGACAGCAATgtaagtagtaggtagtaggttggccagagcatcagccaccaattgagatactactgctagagagttatggggtcctttaactggccagacagtactacgttggatctttctctctggttacagttcattttccctttgcctacatatacaccgaagagtctggcctattctttacattttctcctctgtcctcatacacccaacacacagattaccaaacaattcttcttctctcacggGGTTAACTATACGCTTTAATtggtcagtagctactttcctctgagtaagggtagaagagagactttagctatggtaagcagctcttctaggagaatgatactccaaaatcaaactattgttctctagtcttgggtagtgccatagtctctgtaccatggtcttccactgtcttgaattagagttctcttgcttgagggtacactcaggcacactattctatcttatttctcttcctcatgttttgttaaagtttctatagcttAAATACgatatatttattccaatgttgttactgtacttgaaatattctatttctccttgtttcctttcctcactgggttactttccctgttggagaccatgggATCATAgcatgtcctgcttttccaactagggttgtagcttagcaagtaataataataataataataataataataataataataataataatagatgtcatTTCCGGTCGTCATACCTCCTAATGCACGGTTAGCTACTTGCAAGGAAAGGAAGCAGTCATGTTCAGTTCAATGATTAGCAGAGGTACTGGGACCCCCTCCGCTCTGGCATTCCTTCTCACACACAATGCTCCCTCTGAGGCCCTAGTTTAAGTGCTTAAGCCTAAACTTGCCTAACTCAAGGAGTGGACAATGTCCCTCTGAAGTGCGCTCCCTCTTAATGGGAGAAGGGTCTAAGTGCATTGAGGAAGGGAATGGTGGCTTTCTCTATCCAGCTCTCTGGCCCGCTGTTTAGCAATATTCCTAGGAGAGTGCAAGGGTAGCCTACCCTGGCGTACTATCCTTGCCCAAGACGACCCATAAGGAATAGCTGGGATGAGTACACATGCTGGCTCTGTTCCTGGGGAGGAAAATACCTTAGCACTATTCCTTTTGTGCATTACGTCTTTGAAGGAGCGAGGAAAATCGTGCTGCCAATCTGATTCGTCTGAGAAACTTAGGTCGTAATCATCTTCCTCTCCCAACTCAGACTGTATCCGTTTTCCTCTTCTTCACAAAAGACAAGGCCTTCCTTGTGCCCTTTCTAGGAGACCTAGCCCTAAGAATGTCCAAGTGAGAACCCAAAGAGGAAGAAAGTTCTAGTCTCTTCTTCAGATGCCCCAATGAGGTCCATAAACAGCTTTGATATAGGGGAGCCTTTGAGGGCCAACGAGGACAACCTTACCTTGAGCACCTCTTCACTCATCACAAACATGGAAAGGATCACCAGAGATCAAAGAGGGGCCCCAGCAACTGACGGAGACCCATGGGCTAACTCGTGTACCCGACATTCTGGTGTGTAGGGGCCAGCATCCTTACACAATCCTTCTACTAATGCTGTGGAGGGAGATGCATGCATGTTAGAAGAGCTTAGAGACGAAGGGATGGGTAAGGCAGTCTCTACTGCTGTGTTTCGTCATAACCAGAGCACTTCCTAATCCCACATAGTTGCTCCATTGGACCAGCCACTTGAGGTAGCCAATCGACTGACTCGGGAAAGTAACCATCTCGGAAAGGTTCACCTCTCTCTGGGGAGGAATCATACTGTTTGTCTTCCTCCTCTGCAGCCACCATACCTGACTGGTATCTAGGAGGGTTGTAAGTTATAAATCTTTCACATTTAGCCAGAAAAATAAAAGGTCCTCAGAGAGAAACATTGCTCTTTGCTGTAGTTAGTACTtgcaaaaaaaaaacggatttatacattttgcaagtcattctttgtcgagtttACGTCATGTGTCTTATGACGTCACATTTCTGGTGGAAGGGGACCGGGCAAACCGAATGATATCCTTTCATcatgttaccgagtaatcttattacagtattcccatcatcgaaacatcgagtaacgatatcaagtgttttagtggttatgagaatagtactacttactgtaaatttaagaaaaaatagtcTGATGATGTCATATTCTTGCGGAAGGCAaatggcaaatcaagtgatttccttttgaTATGTTACAAatattcccataatcaaaacatcgactaatgatacaaagaatttctgataatgttcaaagaaatgtgaagatttaacagggaattaaaattcaaaattcgaagacgagagagagagagagagagagagagag
It encodes:
- the LOC137624976 gene encoding propionyl-CoA carboxylase beta chain, mitochondrial-like, with amino-acid sequence MSSKHLRGDVNYTWPTAEVAVMGVKGAVSILYRGKDNVSKYEAEYMEKFSNPFPAAVRGFVDDIIEPRVTRRRICQDLDKLATKKLSNPWKKHANIPL